A part of Gracilimonas sp. genomic DNA contains:
- a CDS encoding ROK family protein, whose product MKAIGVDLGGTNIKAAVVDKEKGIVEQVTTPTQANLGKDRLLDRIAETIKDLKKRNEIIGIGLGLPGMVSKDQTTVKSPPNLPGWTVVNASEEITRRTDIPCKIENDANIAALGSLHFGVGRNYNSFIMITLGTGVGGGIIIDRNLYKGTEGMAGELGHVIIDYHGPLSNSVTRGTVEAYLGQRFLSRFATDMITQNPSNDLYKKFSNDFEKLEPIDLTNAAKEGNELAVEILAKSGQRLGYAIINYVHMMDIRKIVVSGGVSKAGEFLFEPAKEIVRKHMMEPFKEGFELVYEDLGNDSALLGAAGLAFDSFS is encoded by the coding sequence ATGAAAGCCATTGGTGTTGATCTTGGTGGTACCAACATTAAAGCCGCCGTTGTTGATAAGGAAAAAGGAATTGTAGAACAGGTAACCACTCCAACACAAGCTAATCTTGGAAAAGATCGTTTATTGGATCGGATTGCTGAAACCATCAAAGACCTAAAAAAAAGAAACGAAATTATAGGAATTGGTCTGGGCTTGCCGGGAATGGTTTCAAAAGATCAGACAACGGTAAAAAGCCCGCCGAACCTGCCCGGATGGACGGTAGTGAATGCTTCAGAGGAGATCACCAGAAGAACAGATATTCCCTGTAAGATTGAGAATGATGCTAATATCGCGGCACTTGGCTCACTGCACTTTGGAGTAGGAAGAAACTACAATAGCTTTATAATGATTACCCTCGGAACAGGTGTAGGCGGAGGTATAATCATAGATCGAAACCTTTATAAAGGAACTGAAGGAATGGCCGGGGAGCTTGGACATGTGATTATCGATTATCATGGTCCATTATCCAATAGCGTAACACGTGGTACCGTTGAAGCGTATTTGGGGCAGCGTTTTTTGAGCCGGTTTGCCACAGATATGATTACCCAGAACCCATCAAATGATTTATACAAAAAGTTCTCCAACGACTTCGAGAAACTGGAGCCTATAGATTTAACCAATGCCGCTAAAGAAGGCAATGAGCTGGCCGTTGAAATATTAGCCAAAAGCGGGCAGCGACTCGGGTATGCAATCATTAATTATGTACACATGATGGATATCCGAAAAATTGTAGTAAGTGGCGGTGTGTCCAAAGCCGGCGAATTTCTATTTGAGCCAGCTAAAGAGATTGTACGAAAACATATGATGGAACCGTTTAAAGAAGGATTTGAGCTTGTTTATGAAGATCTTGGCAACGACAGTGCACTGTTAGGGGCTGCAGGACTGGCTTTCGACTCGTTTTCCTAA
- a CDS encoding septum formation initiator family protein, whose protein sequence is MNLQFLNPLRWKKSFLALLLTAFVVAWFAFIDSYSLKTRWDLYSQKQELKERTAELNERSEELKTKIENLDKDPALLEKIAREEYGMRKPGETVYKVKREK, encoded by the coding sequence ATGAACCTACAATTTTTAAATCCGTTACGCTGGAAAAAGTCTTTTCTCGCACTTTTGCTTACAGCGTTTGTAGTGGCATGGTTTGCTTTTATTGACTCATACAGCCTGAAGACAAGGTGGGATTTATATTCTCAGAAACAAGAGCTAAAAGAACGTACGGCCGAGCTCAATGAGCGATCTGAAGAACTTAAAACCAAAATTGAGAACCTGGATAAAGACCCAGCACTCCTTGAGAAAATAGCACGGGAAGAGTATGGGATGAGAAAACCTGGAGAAACCGTATATAAAGTTAAACGCGAGAAATAG
- a CDS encoding oligosaccharide flippase family protein codes for MTKLKELFSDTLVYGISSVVARFIGYLLVPLHTGVFSEDQYGIVSLIFAAIALFNVVFTMGMESAYIRYAKDRDKAKDIFKTAQLFLLATSGVLVLIIWLAEPFVAPTIGLEPGDPILWIMLGILFFDTLAVVPFAELRLVRKSVLFAVLKTGNVIVNLGLNFYLILGLGYGIEAVFISNLVASLLTALAIWIFTIPMFMGDWNTVLLKKALLFGLPFIPAGFGHAINELVDRFFLKAMDQSTINALYGSEYTSDDIVGIYSACYKLAVFMLLIVQMFRMAWQPFFMRQSEEESAPETFSQTFTLFNAAAASVFLVVALFAEQIVSIKVPILDFYLVDEKFWGGLTIVPILLLAYWFQGWYINFSAGIFISETTKRLPQITLIGAGITIAANLIMIPFFGMMGSAIATLSSYAVMALLIYYYSTNAFEVPYKLVRGFAVMLIAAGLYYLKPTVITFGMSELLSSFLLLALGLITIGLITYTSVFSTK; via the coding sequence TTGACTAAGCTCAAAGAACTCTTTTCCGACACACTGGTTTATGGCATAAGCAGTGTTGTTGCACGTTTTATTGGTTATCTGCTGGTGCCATTGCATACGGGTGTTTTTAGTGAGGATCAATATGGAATTGTCAGCCTGATCTTTGCAGCTATTGCCCTATTCAATGTGGTTTTTACAATGGGAATGGAATCTGCCTATATTCGTTATGCCAAAGACCGCGATAAGGCGAAGGATATTTTCAAAACGGCTCAGCTTTTTCTGCTCGCTACATCCGGTGTCTTAGTACTCATTATTTGGCTCGCCGAGCCTTTTGTAGCCCCAACCATAGGGCTTGAACCCGGTGACCCTATTCTCTGGATCATGCTTGGGATTCTTTTCTTCGACACTCTGGCTGTTGTTCCTTTTGCAGAACTGAGGCTAGTACGTAAATCTGTGCTTTTTGCTGTCCTCAAAACCGGAAATGTTATCGTTAACCTTGGGTTGAATTTCTATCTCATTCTTGGATTGGGTTATGGCATTGAGGCTGTTTTTATAAGCAATCTGGTAGCTTCTTTACTTACCGCTTTGGCTATCTGGATTTTTACTATACCCATGTTTATGGGAGACTGGAACACCGTGCTGCTGAAAAAAGCCCTGCTATTCGGCCTTCCCTTTATTCCGGCCGGGTTCGGCCACGCCATTAATGAACTGGTAGACCGGTTTTTCCTGAAAGCCATGGATCAATCTACCATAAATGCATTATACGGATCCGAATATACCTCTGATGATATTGTCGGTATTTATAGTGCCTGCTATAAGCTAGCTGTTTTCATGCTGTTGATTGTGCAAATGTTCCGGATGGCCTGGCAACCCTTTTTTATGAGACAATCGGAAGAGGAATCTGCTCCTGAAACATTCTCCCAAACGTTCACTTTATTCAATGCCGCTGCCGCATCCGTCTTTCTGGTAGTAGCATTATTTGCCGAGCAAATTGTTTCCATCAAAGTTCCCATTCTGGATTTTTATTTAGTAGATGAGAAATTCTGGGGAGGCTTAACCATTGTACCCATATTGCTGCTTGCCTACTGGTTTCAGGGATGGTATATCAACTTTTCGGCGGGAATTTTCATTAGCGAAACAACCAAACGCTTGCCTCAAATCACCCTGATTGGTGCTGGAATTACTATAGCTGCAAACCTGATTATGATTCCGTTTTTTGGAATGATGGGGTCGGCAATCGCAACGCTTTCAAGTTATGCAGTTATGGCGCTGCTTATCTATTATTATTCCACGAATGCTTTTGAAGTACCCTACAAACTCGTTCGCGGTTTCGCCGTCATGTTAATCGCTGCCGGGCTCTATTATCTTAAACCAACTGTGATAACCTTCGGTATGTCCGAACTCCTGTCTTCTTTTCTATTGCTTGCCCTTGGGTTAATTACCATAGGGCTTATAACCTATACCTCTGTTTTTTCAACAAAATAG
- a CDS encoding metallophosphoesterase, with the protein MLIGIISDSHDHIPNLKKAVKIFKDRNVELVLHAGDYCSPFMIHHFEGLNLKGIFGNNDGDKYLLISKFRDIGAELAGDFLKVEEDGLTIAVYHGTYAEITSSLIESGRYDVVITGHTHEMVYEKVGETIVINPGTANGFDGKDSIAFLDTETREVEFVELD; encoded by the coding sequence ATGCTGATTGGAATTATATCCGACTCTCACGACCACATTCCCAATCTCAAAAAAGCTGTAAAGATTTTCAAAGACCGAAATGTGGAATTGGTTCTGCATGCCGGGGATTACTGCAGCCCGTTTATGATTCACCACTTTGAAGGGCTGAATCTGAAAGGAATATTTGGCAATAACGATGGCGATAAATATCTGCTGATATCAAAGTTCAGAGATATTGGAGCAGAACTTGCTGGTGATTTCCTGAAAGTGGAAGAAGACGGACTGACCATAGCGGTATACCATGGAACATATGCAGAGATTACGTCTTCCCTCATTGAGTCGGGCCGTTATGATGTAGTCATTACCGGGCATACACACGAAATGGTATATGAAAAAGTGGGTGAGACTATTGTAATCAATCCGGGAACAGCCAACGGTTTTGACGGCAAAGACTCCATCGCATTTTTGGATACAGAAACCCGAGAAGTGGAGTTTGTGGAACTGGATTAA
- a CDS encoding HIT family protein — protein MPSIFTKIIEGEIPSFKIAEDEKHYAFLDINPSAEGHTLCIPKKEVDYIFALEPEELSDLNLFAQKVAKGIDAALEPIRTGIIVEGMEVPHAHIHLIPIYKETQRFSLGKQVGVSQDRMMELAKIISEKVTI, from the coding sequence ATGCCAAGCATTTTCACGAAAATTATTGAAGGAGAAATCCCAAGTTTTAAAATAGCAGAGGATGAGAAACATTATGCTTTTTTAGATATCAATCCCTCTGCCGAAGGTCACACTCTTTGTATTCCTAAAAAAGAAGTAGACTACATATTTGCTCTTGAGCCCGAAGAACTTTCTGACTTGAATCTTTTTGCGCAAAAAGTGGCGAAAGGAATCGATGCAGCTCTTGAACCTATCAGAACCGGGATTATTGTAGAAGGAATGGAAGTGCCACACGCACATATTCATCTTATCCCAATTTATAAAGAAACACAGCGATTTAGCCTGGGCAAGCAAGTTGGCGTTAGCCAGGACAGAATGATGGAGCTGGCAAAAATCATTAGCGAAAAGGTAACCATATGA
- a CDS encoding thioredoxin family protein, with product MKDGNLTEDTIQKTEILMNSARWLLFIAIVLAGLISSRDVKAQQNDLIGPVVKEEILANDRIYQIYIDRYEPNEEAVRYLSAYQDSVKLMVFVGSWCRESKKYIPGLMKTIELSGAANMDIQYIGVDRQKKIPESFLKKFDIKYIPSVLVLKGNKELGRIEEKPHQLIETDLVQILESGNEKKE from the coding sequence ATGAAAGATGGTAATTTGACTGAAGATACTATCCAAAAAACAGAAATCCTTATGAACTCTGCAAGGTGGCTTTTATTTATAGCAATAGTTTTGGCTGGGTTGATATCGTCAAGGGATGTTAAGGCACAGCAGAATGACCTGATTGGTCCGGTTGTAAAAGAGGAAATTTTAGCTAACGACCGGATTTACCAAATATACATAGATCGGTATGAGCCCAACGAGGAAGCGGTCAGGTATTTATCAGCCTATCAGGATTCAGTAAAGCTGATGGTATTTGTTGGGAGCTGGTGTCGCGAATCCAAAAAGTATATTCCGGGATTGATGAAAACGATAGAGCTTTCAGGGGCTGCTAATATGGATATTCAATACATTGGCGTAGACCGGCAAAAAAAAATTCCAGAATCATTTTTAAAAAAGTTTGATATCAAATATATTCCGAGCGTGTTGGTTTTAAAAGGCAATAAGGAGTTAGGACGAATTGAAGAAAAACCACACCAACTGATCGAAACTGATTTAGTTCAGATTCTGGAGTCAGGCAATGAAAAAAAGGAGTAG
- the aroQ gene encoding type II 3-dehydroquinate dehydratase, with protein MNILIINGPNLNLLGKRDPGIYGAKSLKDLEYFLIDEFPKHNLEFFQSNVEGELINKVQQAMDSDVAGLVINPGGYSHTSVALRDALEPLEIPKVEVHISNIHAREEFREKSITGAVMNGIITGFGKFSYVLGIQALEKLIE; from the coding sequence ATGAACATCCTTATTATTAATGGACCCAACCTGAACCTGCTTGGAAAACGTGATCCGGGAATCTATGGAGCGAAAAGCCTCAAAGACCTTGAGTACTTCCTCATTGATGAATTCCCAAAGCATAACTTAGAGTTTTTTCAAAGTAATGTAGAGGGAGAGTTGATTAATAAAGTTCAGCAAGCAATGGATAGTGATGTTGCCGGCCTGGTGATTAATCCTGGCGGATATTCACATACCTCCGTTGCTCTCCGTGATGCACTGGAACCACTTGAAATTCCCAAAGTTGAAGTCCATATTTCCAATATTCATGCCCGTGAAGAATTCCGGGAAAAATCAATCACCGGAGCCGTTATGAATGGCATTATCACTGGTTTCGGAAAATTCAGCTATGTTTTGGGCATTCAGGCTTTAGAAAAACTTATCGAATGA
- a CDS encoding NYN domain-containing protein, with amino-acid sequence MNTKEKVGIYVDAVNVTMNGGYGLRYDTLRMFACRGGGIASRLNVYLCYDSERLKEDHEYRHKTQRFCEVLRDFEYKVTEKPVQTYTNHETGEKISKSTIDMDMAVDMLVQADHLDKIVLLSSSGSYVSVVNAIQNKGCRVELVGFDNVSSSLKKSVDSSVSGYLIPGLLPIESPYEWGKNGSRVRGVCYDFTQDEGYGFLRFLTRKNDCLWITDSRDESSPYKTVFAHVSQFEDDFDTHYLPSRELIFEFDVTENDKGLIAENIVLVSAP; translated from the coding sequence ATGAACACCAAGGAAAAAGTAGGCATTTATGTAGATGCTGTTAATGTGACCATGAATGGAGGATATGGGCTGCGCTATGACACCCTGCGCATGTTTGCCTGTCGGGGCGGGGGAATTGCTTCACGGCTGAATGTTTATCTTTGCTACGACTCAGAACGTCTCAAAGAAGACCATGAGTATCGTCATAAAACCCAGAGATTCTGTGAGGTGCTTCGGGATTTTGAATACAAAGTCACCGAAAAACCGGTTCAAACCTATACCAATCATGAAACCGGAGAAAAAATCTCAAAGTCCACCATCGATATGGACATGGCTGTAGACATGCTTGTACAGGCCGATCATCTGGATAAGATTGTTTTACTGAGCAGCAGCGGAAGCTACGTAAGCGTTGTCAATGCGATTCAAAATAAAGGGTGCAGAGTCGAATTAGTTGGCTTCGATAATGTATCATCCTCCCTTAAAAAATCCGTGGATTCATCTGTCTCCGGCTATTTGATTCCGGGATTATTGCCCATTGAATCTCCATACGAGTGGGGCAAAAATGGCTCGCGCGTTCGCGGGGTTTGTTATGATTTTACCCAGGATGAAGGCTATGGGTTCCTCCGCTTCTTAACCCGGAAAAATGATTGTCTGTGGATTACCGATTCCCGGGATGAAAGCTCACCCTATAAGACCGTCTTTGCACATGTTTCGCAGTTCGAAGATGACTTTGATACTCATTACCTGCCCAGCCGCGAACTGATTTTTGAGTTTGATGTAACTGAAAATGATAAAGGACTTATCGCAGAAAATATCGTGTTGGTTAGCGCTCCGTGA
- a CDS encoding phospholipase D-like domain-containing protein — protein MSCFLSRPLQAQNEEWIHVYFNMPADHTVASQNNLSSSNWDLIGTLENLIDSAKTSIDFCIYDFEHPRIAHALVRAKKRGVRIRLVTDNHNRTDGGDYDLQIWKILALGGITSIDDDGDIYNTDGSITDNDLVNDGSDMHNKFAIFDYLSTSRDDDHVWTGSTNMTYTGAFNTNHTIVIKDSEVAKAYTEEFEQMWGNSGDLPDANRAVFHKDKVNVSQNVFDVGGTRVEVYFAPVNRDRSKPSVSERLVTLIQDEAQHDINFQAFAITPEIPISQQMWNQTSSGQVLLRGAIDRSFYSRYQSAGQIWGIDSARMNNRMILPANELRKLHHKVILLDTEHPDSSDIGVTVAGSYNFSMNAEMNNDENTIIIYSDKITNQFYQDFMGVMKRAKEETFPPAPPIETDQWYEVYSITDGSRFEIEIAPGFGYGVRFLGVDVPSIYAGRDSAEYYSGAAADYLQNLLEGRRVRLRGFDGGKPEARYNSFQAYVDMQYDEGHVSLNRILLEEGFGTTSVYYRQNEDSVAAFESYEASAKTKEKGMWKAPDKIGSKTLRAEEVDTGSPTNVMFPININTADEATLQLLPGIGPAYSKRIIQYRMENGSFKSVDEITNIRGIGPKTLQKLRPIITLE, from the coding sequence GTGAGCTGTTTTCTGAGCCGCCCGCTTCAGGCCCAGAACGAAGAATGGATCCATGTATATTTCAACATGCCGGCCGACCACACTGTAGCCTCCCAGAATAATCTAAGTAGCAGTAACTGGGATTTAATTGGAACCCTTGAAAACCTTATAGATTCAGCCAAAACCAGTATTGATTTTTGTATTTATGATTTTGAACATCCCCGAATTGCTCATGCTTTAGTTCGCGCAAAAAAGAGAGGTGTTCGTATCCGGCTTGTTACCGACAATCATAACCGTACGGATGGAGGAGATTACGACCTTCAAATCTGGAAAATTCTCGCTCTGGGCGGCATTACTTCCATTGATGACGATGGAGATATTTATAATACGGATGGAAGCATAACGGATAACGATCTTGTAAATGATGGGTCCGACATGCACAATAAATTTGCCATTTTTGACTACCTCAGCACTTCCCGGGATGATGATCACGTTTGGACCGGTTCAACCAATATGACTTACACCGGGGCCTTCAACACCAATCATACCATCGTAATAAAAGATTCGGAGGTCGCAAAAGCTTATACCGAAGAGTTTGAACAAATGTGGGGTAATTCCGGGGATCTCCCGGACGCCAATCGGGCAGTTTTTCATAAAGACAAGGTAAATGTAAGCCAGAATGTTTTTGATGTGGGAGGAACCAGGGTTGAAGTCTACTTTGCCCCGGTTAACCGCGACCGCTCCAAACCCAGTGTTAGCGAAAGGTTAGTCACTTTGATTCAGGATGAGGCGCAACACGATATTAATTTCCAGGCTTTTGCAATCACACCGGAAATTCCTATTAGTCAGCAAATGTGGAATCAAACTTCCAGTGGACAGGTATTACTTCGCGGAGCTATTGACCGAAGCTTTTACAGCCGATACCAAAGTGCCGGTCAGATCTGGGGAATTGATTCCGCCCGAATGAACAACCGGATGATTTTACCGGCCAATGAACTTCGGAAGCTACATCATAAAGTAATTCTGTTAGACACCGAGCACCCCGACTCTTCCGATATTGGAGTAACCGTTGCCGGTTCCTATAACTTTTCCATGAATGCGGAAATGAATAATGATGAGAATACGATCATTATCTATTCAGATAAAATCACCAATCAATTTTATCAGGATTTTATGGGGGTGATGAAGCGCGCTAAAGAAGAGACTTTTCCGCCAGCCCCGCCCATAGAAACAGACCAGTGGTACGAGGTGTATTCTATTACTGATGGTAGTCGGTTTGAAATTGAAATCGCTCCCGGATTTGGATATGGCGTTCGGTTCCTCGGAGTTGATGTCCCATCAATTTACGCTGGCAGAGATTCGGCCGAATATTATTCAGGTGCTGCTGCCGACTACTTACAAAATTTGCTGGAAGGGCGAAGGGTACGCCTCCGTGGCTTTGATGGAGGAAAACCGGAAGCCCGGTACAACTCTTTTCAGGCTTATGTTGATATGCAATACGATGAAGGGCATGTGAGCCTGAATAGAATACTACTGGAGGAAGGCTTTGGAACAACCTCCGTTTACTATCGGCAAAATGAAGACTCTGTTGCTGCTTTCGAAAGCTATGAAGCGTCTGCGAAGACAAAAGAAAAAGGGATGTGGAAAGCTCCTGATAAAATCGGCTCAAAAACATTAAGAGCCGAAGAGGTAGATACCGGAAGTCCCACAAATGTAATGTTTCCCATAAATATTAATACCGCGGACGAAGCTACGTTACAGCTTTTACCGGGAATTGGGCCTGCATACTCCAAAAGAATCATCCAATATCGAATGGAAAATGGAAGTTTTAAGAGTGTGGATGAGATTACTAATATCCGGGGAATAGGGCCAAAAACACTTCAAAAATTACGACCTATTATTACCCTGGAATAG